One genomic window of Vibrio ziniensis includes the following:
- a CDS encoding TIGR00153 family protein: MPVNTIMGLFAKSPIKPLQRHVVCVNECCSHLVPFFEVCATGDWEKAAEIRAQISHLEKEADVLKREIRLKLPRGLFMPVDRTDMLELLTQQDKLANLAKDISGRVVGRQLIIPEPLQADFLIYVKRCLDAADQAQKVINELDELLETGFKGREVTLVAEMIHQLDEIEDDTDAIQVRLRQKLRTLESSLNTIDVMFLYKIFEWVGGIADQAQRVGARLEVMLSRS, translated from the coding sequence ATGCCAGTAAATACAATTATGGGGTTATTTGCAAAGTCCCCTATAAAGCCTTTGCAACGACACGTAGTGTGTGTAAACGAATGCTGTTCCCATCTAGTGCCTTTCTTTGAAGTTTGTGCCACTGGAGATTGGGAAAAAGCAGCAGAGATCCGTGCACAAATTTCTCATCTTGAGAAAGAAGCTGATGTGTTAAAGCGCGAAATCCGCCTTAAACTTCCTCGTGGTTTGTTTATGCCTGTAGACCGTACAGACATGCTCGAACTTCTCACTCAGCAAGATAAGCTTGCCAACCTAGCAAAAGACATTTCAGGTCGTGTTGTTGGGCGTCAACTGATCATTCCTGAGCCTCTCCAAGCTGACTTTCTGATTTATGTGAAACGTTGCCTAGATGCTGCGGATCAAGCACAGAAAGTTATCAACGAGCTAGACGAATTGTTAGAGACTGGTTTTAAAGGCCGTGAAGTAACACTCGTAGCTGAAATGATTCATCAATTGGATGAGATTGAAGACGATACTGATGCTATTCAAGTACGTCTACGTCAAAAGCTAAGAACCCTAGAATCTTCGCTGAATACAATTGATGTTATGTTCTTATACAAGATTTTTGAATGGGTTGGCGGTATTGCTGATCAGGCGCAGCGCGTAGGTGCTCGTCTAGAAGTGATGCTTTCTCGCTCATAA
- a CDS encoding inorganic phosphate transporter — MDILANYGTVLIIVAAIFGFLMAIGIGANDVANAMGTSVGSKALTVKQAILIAMVFEFAGAYLAGGEVTDTIRQGVIDTSLFANHPDVLIYGMMSALLAAGTWLLLASYMGWPVSTTHSIIGAIIGFACVSFGTEAVDWSSVKGIVGSWIVTPLISGIFAYFIFISAQRLIFDTEKPLLNAKRFVPVYMFITTMVIALVTIKKGLKHVGLHLSNSEAWVWAAAVSALVMVGGYLYIQKKFANREDDHSFAGVESIFSVLMVITACAMAFAHGSNDVANAIGPLSAVVSTIEHMGEISAKSAIAWWILPLGGFGIVVGLATMGHKVMATVGTGITELTPSRGFAAQLATASTVVLASGTGLPISTTQTLVGAVLGVGFARGIAALNLGVVRNIVASWIVTLPAGALLAVVFFYAIQGIFA, encoded by the coding sequence ATGGATATCCTTGCTAACTACGGCACTGTCCTGATTATTGTTGCTGCCATTTTTGGTTTCTTAATGGCTATCGGTATTGGTGCAAACGACGTTGCAAACGCAATGGGAACATCAGTTGGTTCTAAAGCGCTAACAGTTAAACAAGCGATTCTTATCGCGATGGTATTTGAATTTGCCGGTGCTTATTTAGCCGGCGGTGAAGTAACTGACACAATCCGTCAGGGTGTTATTGACACTTCACTCTTTGCCAATCATCCTGACGTTCTAATTTACGGTATGATGTCGGCACTCTTAGCAGCCGGTACTTGGTTACTGCTTGCTTCATACATGGGCTGGCCAGTATCAACAACTCACTCAATCATTGGTGCAATCATCGGTTTCGCCTGTGTATCTTTCGGCACAGAAGCCGTGGATTGGAGTTCTGTTAAAGGTATCGTTGGTAGCTGGATTGTTACCCCTCTGATTTCAGGTATTTTTGCCTACTTCATCTTCATTAGTGCTCAACGCCTAATTTTCGATACCGAAAAGCCTCTGCTCAACGCTAAGCGCTTTGTCCCGGTATACATGTTCATCACAACAATGGTGATTGCACTTGTAACCATCAAAAAAGGTCTTAAGCACGTTGGCCTTCACCTTTCGAACTCAGAAGCTTGGGTTTGGGCTGCTGCAGTGTCGGCTCTGGTGATGGTTGGTGGTTACTTATATATCCAGAAGAAATTCGCAAATCGCGAAGATGACCACAGCTTTGCTGGTGTAGAAAGTATCTTTAGCGTACTAATGGTTATCACAGCGTGTGCAATGGCATTCGCTCATGGTTCAAATGACGTTGCTAACGCGATCGGTCCACTGTCTGCAGTTGTTTCTACTATTGAACACATGGGTGAAATATCAGCGAAAAGTGCTATTGCTTGGTGGATCCTACCTCTAGGTGGTTTCGGTATCGTAGTTGGTCTGGCAACTATGGGGCACAAAGTAATGGCGACTGTGGGTACTGGTATTACAGAATTAACGCCTAGCCGCGGTTTCGCAGCTCAGCTTGCAACCGCATCTACAGTAGTACTAGCATCTGGTACTGGTCTACCAATTTCAACGACACAAACATTGGTTGGTGCTGTTCTTGGTGTTGGCTTTGCTCGTGGTATCGCAGCTCTAAACCTTGGTGTTGTACGTAACATCGTTGCATCATGGATTGTAACACTCCCTGCTGGTGCATTACTTGCTGTTGTGTTCTTCTACGCTATTCAAGGCATCTTCGCTTAA
- a CDS encoding TIGR04211 family SH3 domain-containing protein produces the protein MKKLICMVLFSMLASPVFAQDRYIADKLFTYMHSGPSNQYRIIGSIDAGEKVQLVSTNKESDYSEVVDSRGRRGWVESRFVTRDVSMAVRLPQLEKELTQVKSQLANARQSADSEKAGLVESLDVRNQQIAQLEQNYSEISKQLTSSQTEIRELRAKLDTQKEDLLLKYFTYGGGVAGIGLLLGLILPHIIPRRKRNPAGWA, from the coding sequence GTGAAAAAACTTATCTGCATGGTGTTATTTTCCATGTTAGCAAGCCCTGTGTTTGCCCAAGACCGTTACATCGCTGATAAACTGTTTACTTATATGCATTCTGGTCCAAGCAACCAATATCGTATTATCGGCAGCATTGACGCAGGTGAGAAAGTTCAGTTAGTTTCAACCAACAAAGAAAGCGACTACAGCGAAGTTGTCGACTCTCGTGGTCGTAGAGGTTGGGTTGAAAGCCGTTTTGTAACTCGTGATGTCAGCATGGCCGTGCGTTTACCACAACTTGAAAAAGAGTTGACTCAGGTAAAATCACAATTAGCCAATGCACGTCAAAGTGCTGATTCTGAAAAAGCAGGTTTAGTGGAATCTTTGGATGTTCGTAACCAACAGATCGCACAACTTGAACAGAACTATAGTGAAATCAGCAAGCAGCTAACATCGTCTCAAACAGAGATCCGTGAACTACGCGCTAAACTGGATACCCAAAAAGAAGATTTACTACTGAAATACTTCACTTATGGTGGTGGTGTTGCTGGTATTGGTTTGCTATTGGGTCTAATTCTTCCGCACATTATTCCACGACGTAAACGCAACCCAGCAGGCTGGGCATAA